Below is a window of Nitrospirota bacterium DNA.
TCCCTCCAGTCTGGCCAGGGCCGCACCCACAACCTCATCCACAGGATGCCACTCTTTGCTCAGTTGAACCGCCCCTGCCTCGATTCGCATCATATCGAGCAGGTTCTTGAGTAAGCGGTCCAGGCGATCCGCCTCCCGATAAATGGATCGAGCAAGCTCGAGCCGAGCGGCAGGATCGAGGTGCCCCTGTTCGTCCAGCAAGCTACTGGCAGCCCCAGTAATGGTCGCCAGCGGAGTCCGCAGGTCGTGGGAGACCGAACTGAGAATGGCGTTCCGCATGCGCTCCGTTTCCACATGCACATGAGCCTGCTGGGCTTCCTCGGATAGGCGCGTACGTTCGATCGCCAACGCCACTTGGTTGACCAGCGATTCGAGCAAGAGCAGCTGATCGGGGTCCGAGAGTCGGCTGGATTCAGTCGGCCGCACCGCCACAACCCCGATCGATCCGGACGAACCGACCAAGGGCATGTACAGAGCGCTGGCCCCCGGGAGTGTATCGGTCCCGAGTCCGGCCCGCTCATTGTGCTCGAACACCCATTGGGCCACGCCAGACTCCTTGGGGTCGAATTCAAAATGCAGTTGTTCCCCACGTTGCAGCTGCACCCGTTTGTCGGCGTCCGCCAGAAAAATCGCGACCTGGCCGTCAAACACGTCTCGAAGATGCTTCGCCGCGAGTTGGGCCAGCATGCCTGTCCCCCGATGCGTGGCGAGATCGCGGCTCAATGCGTAGAGGACCGCCGTACGCCGTTCCTGATGACGAGCCAGCTCAGCCTGCTGCTTGGTACGGACGGCTAGTCCGCTGATCGTGAGCGCCACGACCAACATGACGGCAAAGGTCAGGAGATATTGAACGTCCGACACAGCGAACGATAAGTACGGAGGGACGAAGAAAAAGTCGAACGCCGCCACGCTCAGCACGGAGGCGAAGACGGACGGCCCTCGTCCATACCGACTGGCCACAAGGACAACTCCCAGCAAATACATCATGATGAGATTAGCAGGACCGAAGTATGGGAACATGAGCCACGCCACGCCCGTTGACAAGCCCACACCCACGACCCCCATGCCGTAAGATGACCATTCGCTGTGACGTTTCACCGCCTGAGTCGCCAGCGGGCGGCTTTCACCGGCCTCGCCCGTGATCACATAAATGTCCGTCTCCCCGCTCTGTTGCACGAGTTCAGCCACGACTGAACCGAACACCCATTCCTTCCATCTGGCACGGACCGGCTTCCCCACGATGATCTTCGCCACGTTCCTCGTGCGTGCATAGGACAACAGTTCTTGTGTGACATTAGCTCCGCTCAGCACCGCCGTCTCGGCACCTAGCAGCTCTGCGAGTCGCAGCGTCTGATTCACCCGGTCGCGGTCGCCTTGAGGCATGCGCAGATGCCTGGGTGTTTGCACATACACGGCGATCCATTTTGCATGGAGACCCGTCGCCATGGTTCTGGCAGCCCTCACCAAACGGGGTCCCCGGGGCTTCATATTCACACAGACCATGATCGTTTCGGCGGCAGGCCACGTCCGGACCACCGCATGGTCGCGGCGGTACACCTCCATCTGCTGATCCACCCGCTCGGCTGTTCGCCGGAGAGCCAATTCGCGCAACGCGATCAGATTCCCCTTGCGGAAGAAATTCTGGATCGCATGTTGCGCCTGCTCCGGCATGTAGACCTTACCGTCTTTCAGACGTTGCAACAGGTCATCCGGAGGGAGATCGATCAGCTCGACATCATCGGCCTGTTCGAGCACCGAGTCCGGCACCGTTTCATTCACCCGCACTCCCGTGATCTGAGCCACCACATCGTTCAGGCACTCCAGGTGCTGCACATTGACGGTCGTATAGACGTTGATGCCCGCCTTCAAGAGTTCCTTCACGTCCTGCCATCGTTTTGGATGCCGAGAACCAGGAGCATTGGTGTGGGCCAGTTCGTCCATGAGGATGAGCTGAGGACGACGGACGAGCGCCGCGTCAAGATCGAATTCCCGCAAGGTCGTTCCGCGATGCTCGACCACGCGGGCCGGCAGAATCGTCAGCCCTTCCAGCAGGGCTTCCGTTTCCGCGCGACCATGCGTTTCCACCCATCCCACGATGACATCCACGCCGTCATTGTGCTGCTCGTGCGCTGCTCCGAGCATCGCGTAGGTTTTCCCGACGCCGGCCGTGGCACCAAAGAATACTTTGAGCTTGCCGCGCGCCTGCTCAGCCTCTTCAGCCTGCACGCGCCTCAGCAAGGCATCTGGATCTGGTCGTCGGTCTTCCATCAGATGTAGACGAGCGGTGACATGGAATTCGTGCGGATCGGAACGTCCGGATTAGTGTAGAAGAGATGCCGAACTCGGTCAACGAGAGCTCTTGCCGTTGTACTACAGTCCAAGCACAGTTGGTCGTTGGTTCCCGGAATGATCGTACGAGTGGTTCTATTTCACGTGAGTATCCAGTGCAAGATTCAGCACCAGCACATTCACCCGGGGTTCTCCGAGAATCCCCAACTGACGTCCTTCCGTATGCTGAGAGACAAGTTGGCGAACCACGGCTTGCTCCATCCCGCGCGTGCGCGCTACGCGGGCTACCTGGT
It encodes the following:
- a CDS encoding sensor histidine kinase KdpD — encoded protein: MEDRRPDPDALLRRVQAEEAEQARGKLKVFFGATAGVGKTYAMLGAAHEQHNDGVDVIVGWVETHGRAETEALLEGLTILPARVVEHRGTTLREFDLDAALVRRPQLILMDELAHTNAPGSRHPKRWQDVKELLKAGINVYTTVNVQHLECLNDVVAQITGVRVNETVPDSVLEQADDVELIDLPPDDLLQRLKDGKVYMPEQAQHAIQNFFRKGNLIALRELALRRTAERVDQQMEVYRRDHAVVRTWPAAETIMVCVNMKPRGPRLVRAARTMATGLHAKWIAVYVQTPRHLRMPQGDRDRVNQTLRLAELLGAETAVLSGANVTQELLSYARTRNVAKIIVGKPVRARWKEWVFGSVVAELVQQSGETDIYVITGEAGESRPLATQAVKRHSEWSSYGMGVVGVGLSTGVAWLMFPYFGPANLIMMYLLGVVLVASRYGRGPSVFASVLSVAAFDFFFVPPYLSFAVSDVQYLLTFAVMLVVALTISGLAVRTKQQAELARHQERRTAVLYALSRDLATHRGTGMLAQLAAKHLRDVFDGQVAIFLADADKRVQLQRGEQLHFEFDPKESGVAQWVFEHNERAGLGTDTLPGASALYMPLVGSSGSIGVVAVRPTESSRLSDPDQLLLLESLVNQVALAIERTRLSEEAQQAHVHVETERMRNAILSSVSHDLRTPLATITGAASSLLDEQGHLDPAARLELARSIYREADRLDRLLKNLLDMMRIEAGAVQLSKEWHPVDEVVGAALARLEGRLRDHTVNTAFPADLPLVLVDGVLLEQMVINLVENAVKYAPQGSAIDLSASASDHEVVVEVADRGPGIPVGEEARIFEKFYRAKPAREGGVGLGLTICRGIIEAHGGHIWAENRRGGGAVFRFAIPLLERQPSVESEQAEAKPA